CTAAATCATGGGGAGTAGCCCCCGCTATCTTGCGTTGAGCTTCCGCTTGGTTGTAGCCAATCACTCGCATACTTTCATCGCTTTGAGGAATAGCTCTAGCAAAAGCTTCGAGAATCGCCTTATCTAAGCGAGGCCAAAGCATAGCCAAAGCGAATGAACCGTATAAGCGTACGTCTAGACTTTCGTACCAACGGTAATCAATACATTCCAAGACGGCGAACTGTCCAATGGGGTCATTTTCTGTGGCTGCAGTCCAGAGGGTACCTCCTTGAGTTAACAGATATAATTCATTGAACAAAGCCATTTTTAGCCAGGTGGGATAATCGGAACGCTGAACCACAGGAGATTGCCACTGGTCGATTTTGTCTTGCCACATATCGCCGTGTTTTAAGGCGGTGCGAACCATAGACCAGGCATTTTGCCCATTACGACCGAAAAAATCGGTGTAACGACGATAATAGTTAACACCTGGAGCAAATTCTAAAATGGGTAGATCCCACGTCAAAACAAAGGGTATCAAGCGCGTTTTGCCAGGACGAACCGTAAAACGAACCGCGATCGCACCTGCGATTTGTTCTCCTGGTTCTGCAGGGGTTTCATCTTGGCGATCGCCCAGGGAACCATCTCTCGCAAAATCATCCCAAACGTCCGAACCGTCTCCCCGGGGATGCCAACGCGTTTGATAAAATACTTCTAAACTGGGATTGAGAATACTAGCTATACAAAATTGTCCCTCACCTTCTTGCAATTCCTCGTGAGGCTGAATGCGATTAAACAGACACCCCACTCTCGATCCATCCTGTATCCACTGGTTATAATTCCCCGTACTATCTCCCCAACGAGGTTGATATTGATACACTGGACTTCCATCGTCTCTAATCCTGATTTCTGGCGATTTAATCGCATTAGTAAACCAACCCACCACATTTTGCCAAGTTAGCATAATACTCAGGGTAATTGGCTGATCCGTCGGGTTATAAGCGGTCCATTCAAAAATAGCGAGAGGATAACTAGACTCTTGATAATTCTTAGCCCAAATCGGCGAAAATTGTGTACAAACTAGTTCAGTAGCAAAAACCCCTTGATACTCAAACCAACTCCGAGGATATAAAGCGTGATAAGTCCCTTGATCCTCTGGATACCAACGCCAACGAGACAGTGTCCCATCTTCAGGTGGTTTGGTACACATCCCATAGGCTTTAACTTCCCCTTGTTCTGGATGTTCAAAAACACTGAACTGACAAGCATCAAGACTACGAAAAATGTGTTCTCCCCCATCAAAATGCCAAAGATTAAAATCACCTCGAGGAGAACGCCCCACACAACCCGCACCAAAACCTCCCAAAGGCATACCGTGCCAAGGTCCATCGTCTAAATTGCTGTCATAACGGACCCGATAAGGTTGTTCCCAACCCTTGCCAATACTACGCTGCCAAGCGCAGTCGGGAATTTGTGGACGTCGAATTGGATAAATCATAGTCTCATTTTACCTGAACCCAAATAAGAGATAGAATAAAATAAATTATTAAAAAAGATTAATAGTTTTGCCTCAAGCATACTGACGATTAGGAGAAAAAACAATGACAGTAGAAAATCTACAAGAAAACGGTACCCAAATGGAGAACCAAGAAAGCCAAGAAACAGCTCTGTCGATCCCC
This genomic stretch from Gloeocapsa sp. PCC 73106 harbors:
- a CDS encoding GH116 family glycosyl hydrolase, giving the protein MIYPIRRPQIPDCAWQRSIGKGWEQPYRVRYDSNLDDGPWHGMPLGGFGAGCVGRSPRGDFNLWHFDGGEHIFRSLDACQFSVFEHPEQGEVKAYGMCTKPPEDGTLSRWRWYPEDQGTYHALYPRSWFEYQGVFATELVCTQFSPIWAKNYQESSYPLAIFEWTAYNPTDQPITLSIMLTWQNVVGWFTNAIKSPEIRIRDDGSPVYQYQPRWGDSTGNYNQWIQDGSRVGCLFNRIQPHEELQEGEGQFCIASILNPSLEVFYQTRWHPRGDGSDVWDDFARDGSLGDRQDETPAEPGEQIAGAIAVRFTVRPGKTRLIPFVLTWDLPILEFAPGVNYYRRYTDFFGRNGQNAWSMVRTALKHGDMWQDKIDQWQSPVVQRSDYPTWLKMALFNELYLLTQGGTLWTAATENDPIGQFAVLECIDYRWYESLDVRLYGSFALAMLWPRLDKAILEAFARAIPQSDESMRVIGYNQAEAQRKIAGATPHDLGAPNEHPWEKTNYTSYQDCNLWKDLSSDFVLQVYRDFVLTGKEDTDFLWECWPSITQTLNYLKSFDLDGDGIPENAGAPDQTFDDWKLEGISAYCGGLWIAALEASIAIGAVLLDNPPMNPQLQPSDYPEGIEATLKTHQSWLTLARSIYHQQLWNGQYYSLDTKSGSVVVMADQLAGQFYAQLLGLPDVVEKEYVQSTLKTIYQSCFLNFHQGKIGAANGVKLDGTGENPQSTHPLEVWTGINFALGAFLIHSGMRDEGLKLAETIVKQIYDQGLQFRTPEALTTSGTFRASHYLRAMAIWAIDYTLNSSPRK